TTACAATCAATGTAGCACTCAACAACCACATATCATTAAATGCTCCTAAGTGATACTGTACAGCATGTGGTAATTTTTTTATCCCCGGAGGACATATACGGGTATCTATTACTTTCGGTATCACACCACGATCTAAAAAAAAATTGACACAAGATAAACCCGTTATCCCTAAACCAATAATTACAACTTGTGATCCTCGGTAATTACGCATATTTTTATTGACGCATCTTCAAAGTGATTAATCCAAAAAAAACCAACACTAAAGATATTATCCAAAATCGAACTATAATCCGAGGTTCTGGGTAACCCTTTAGTTCAAAATGATGATGAATGGGTGCCATTTTAAATATTCGTTTTCCAAATAATTTAAAATAACTTATTTGTAGGATCACAGATAAAGTTTCTATTACAAACATACCGCCCATAATTAATAATAAACATTCTTGACGCAACAACACTGCAATCACTCCGAGCGCACCCCCAAGTGATAAGGAACCTATATCACCCATAAATATTTGAGCAGGATAAGTGTTAAACCATAAAAAACCAAGCCCAGCTCCAATGATAGCAGAACATATGATTACTAATTCTCCAGAAAAGTAGATATAAGGAAGATTTAGATAACTAGCAAAGTGAAGATCGTTGCTCATCCATGCAGCTACAGCTAATCCAGCGGCAATGGATATTATAGGCATAATCGCCAACCCATCTAAACCATCAGATAGATTTACGGAATTACTTGTTCCAACAACAACAAAATATGCTAGAAAAATATACCAAATACCTAATTCTGGCATAAAATTTTTAAAAAATGGC
This sequence is a window from Blochmannia endosymbiont of Camponotus sp. C-003. Protein-coding genes within it:
- the mraY gene encoding phospho-N-acetylmuramoyl-pentapeptide-transferase encodes the protein MLFWLTENVLVLYSSKFNIFYHLTFRAIISFILALFISLGIGYYTITWCHNLRFFQIVRCDGPQSHTQKKSTPTMGGIAMLLSIAISVMMCADLSNIYIWYVAFILITYGILGLIDDLLKIKKKSSSGLSALHKYFWQSLVALTLVIIIFVSDRSPTSTQLIVPFFKNFMPELGIWYIFLAYFVVVGTSNSVNLSDGLDGLAIMPIISIAAGLAVAAWMSNDLHFASYLNLPYIYFSGELVIICSAIIGAGLGFLWFNTYPAQIFMGDIGSLSLGGALGVIAVLLRQECLLLIMGGMFVIETLSVILQISYFKLFGKRIFKMAPIHHHFELKGYPEPRIIVRFWIISLVLVFFGLITLKMRQ